taataatatacatttatatagttaggaattataacataaaagagtttataaacactatagttaGTATACtcatatgaaaattaaatgttttgttataaataacagCACATTACAACAGCccattacctaataaaattcattattatttcataaacaaaaaaaagtaaaacatattgctggtaagttttatttatgtttcacCACTGTCCATCCATCATCACAGGCTTCAGACTCTTCACTAGACGATGAATCAtctttctaaattaaataatgataatataattaaatataaaataaatatatatatgttaatatgaatatattatgtacaatatactagCTGTATAACTTGGCCCGAGGCAAAAAATGAACTAACTTAATATGAAGCTATATTGTTGTATCTCAGTTTGTTTCAGTGTACCTTACACTACCGATTAGTTCGGCTGAGTGTTCAATGTTAAATTCTTAgaacttttaaaacatttttagtcaAAAAAGAAATTACTGCATCGTAATTATAACTGTCCAGAAAATACAGATCTTATTGAAATTGCGCCAATATTAACCATAAACAATTTAGGGCTTTTCAAACACTTTATAATTCATctgccataatatatttttgtttattgtaaagttgctattggttatgaaagatatgattgaatataattttagacctgtaCATTATATTTGATCAAAACTATATAACTTGGTAGAAATAGAATTCCTAAAGCTAATTTTTCGACTGTTGTCCTGGGAAGGCGGAAACTAACACATGCACATCATAAACAACgagttaataatacatttgtaattaaGTACGTACTAGATACCTTGCCGGgtctgaaaatatattaatcgcATAATCACATCGCCGAGTgggatggctataatataatataattaaacttcCTGTTTGACTCACTGACTGATCAACGTTAAGCCTAACTAATGATGGCTTGAGGCTTGAAATTTtcatgatacctattatattatattaatctcatAAGTCTAAGATATTTTTCGGAAAAATGTTGTAGACAGCAATGGGGATATGGTGatacacaaataatttatactcgGGTGAAGCCAGGtaattcagctagtatattatttaattgtgacATAGGCACAGATGTTTTaagcataattattttaatagtcataatctttatcaataaaatatagaacgtaaagaatatatttaataataaatagtaagcatagcatacataatttattgttttattgtttagtCAGTGCATTCAATTAACAACCTCAAATAAATGACagatgtttttttaattgtgttgaATTATTGGAAATttgctatttatttaaaatctaaatagaaataaatggAAATAAACCCAATAACATCAAAAAGGTTggattactattaaattatttgatcacAACGAACAAGAACATAGAACACTAATGTTATACAAACtaccttttgtttttcacgtatTGGTCTAACTGGTACAATTTGAATAGGAATTATTGTAGGTAAACTTCTGAGTTCATCTATAACTTTTGTTCGGCCATCTAACGACTGGTTCCAATCAGAGTAGAGATTAcaaatatgtttacttaaatCATCAGCAGAAGCATCTTCAAGTACAACATCAAACCCAACATCCATCACGTCTTCAATAATATCAGATATACTCGTCCAACACATGTTGTCACCTTAAttatgatgaaataaataaataattaatgtcttGTGAAATTTAGATATCAGATgggtattttataacaataactcGATAAACTACTAAAGATAATGTACAAACCAGACTTTCGAAGACACTCGTGTATGTTCTTTATTAGATCACTTATTTTGAATTGCATGACTTCAGACGATCCACCCATGCCATGTTCAATAGCCAactttaatgtaaaaataataataatgataaataatttaaaaatgtgttttttagcaatatcgaaataatatttactttgagTGCGGTCCAATTGTTGAACAGCACACCAATTATGTGCTCAAAATTCGTTTCATGGTTTAGTATAAATAAGGACATGATTGTGCGTAATACACCAGTCGCCAACTAAGATCTCAATGATATTGTGGATTAACTTAATTCGTGACCTGTGCGTACAAGCACGACTATGTTCATCGggcaaaattaataattatcgtcCTCgtggttaataattaatatttgtaataacattATCATTGATAGGAGATTGATAACAGTTTTACCGGCTGATTACAAACATTGTCGTTACCCAACACGGTTGGTAACCTTGGTATCCACATAGAACAATCATGGTATCCGACGCGTATTTCCAcagaataaatgaaaatttttgaaaatagacGGAACATATTTTGTCTTGAGGGCTGTGATATtcgtatatcttagtccgtggctGGGACCATCAGTGGCGGATAGGCCCACCGGGAATTCGGGATTTTCCCGGTAGGCCCTATCTTGTGTTAATGTATGGGGGCCCCCCGGGCCCAACTGAACCTTGTGTAATgaagattgaaaataattttaataa
This portion of the Acyrthosiphon pisum isolate AL4f chromosome A1, pea_aphid_22Mar2018_4r6ur, whole genome shotgun sequence genome encodes:
- the LOC100569200 gene encoding uncharacterized protein LOC100569200 isoform X1; its protein translation is MSLFILNHETNFEHIIGVLFNNWTALKLAIEHGMGGSSEVMQFKISDLIKNIHECLRKSGDNMCWTSISDIIEDVMDVGFDVVLEDASADDLSKHICNLYSDWNQSLDGRTKVIDELRSLPTIIPIQIVPVRPIREKQKVKDDSSSSEESEACDDGWTVVKHK
- the LOC100569200 gene encoding uncharacterized protein LOC100569200; the encoded protein is MSLFILNHETNFEHIIGVLFNNWTALKLAIEHGMGGSSEVMQFKISDLIKNIHECLRKSGDNMCWTSISDIIEDVMDVGFDVVLEDASADDLSKHICNLYSDWNQSLDGRTKVIDELRSLPTIIPIQIVPVRPIREKQKKDDSSSSEESEACDDGWTVVKHK